From the Stigmatopora argus isolate UIUO_Sarg chromosome 12, RoL_Sarg_1.0, whole genome shotgun sequence genome, the window cctttcaAAAGGGGTACATTCAGGCAAAGCacctgaacctcttggccaatcatcttaaagcctggttaTTAGACTAACAAAATTTGCGAtcacaatgctgtctaaaactgttcTACATGTGTACATGGTTTATCTTCAACcaacacaagggactaaagatgggaattagccctcagctacaatcttacaaatatatgttcattaacatgaatataaatatgttcattaatatgtgctgtcctttaTTAAGTAAATCCAACTCAAAATCTACTTTCAAGTGCGCATAAATTAAAAACCAACCATCCACACACTAATTAAACTGAAGACTTGTTGAGTCTTGAAATCATAAGCAACAGtttttttgacttttgtttCCATTGTTGGAACCTCCCATTTTTTTGGATGACCAACTTGAGTGACTCAATACTTACGTTGTTGAAGCTGCAGCATGGATGGTTGCCCTGCTTCCATTAACGGCGCTTGGACAGTTTGGCTCGCCCTGTGGAAGTTGTCGTTGTTAAGCCTGAATGGCTCATTGCCTGCTGCCACCAGGAATCCAGAGCACAAGATCAGAGCAGCGAGCCctccaatctgaaaaaaaaaagatttttttacagCACCGACTGCCTCGATTATGGAAACTCAAAAGTATTACTGTCTTCTGGGAACTGTTGACTGGCCGGAGAGatcaattaccatattttctcacatataagccgtatttgtaaccaaaaacaatgatgactgaatcaagggtacggcttatatgcgcacaaattagactttacatggacgaaactgcaaggtgacaaagacgaaatgccataatgtAAGACAatacttaagattttcccttcaaagtaacacatttgtactccctattaaaaccatgaatatggacgtgaaaattgtgaataagggggcggcttatacgcgagaaattgtacagttcaacgattttaaggcaattctatgggtgcggcttatacgtggaggcggctcatatgtgagaaaatacggtatttgtttgTCAATTGATAGAATAAAAATGGTAGAAATGAGATTTGCTGAGATTTAGTGTTGGTACACGGCGTTTCCTGCTAATTGTTGAAAGCAGTTTTTGACATCGCTAGGATAAAAAGTTAGCATTACCGCTTCCTGTAGACAAGCATTTGGACTTTTGTATGATTAGGTTTAAAAAGgcagttctaaatgtatttGTAAAGGTTATGGTTGTTCATCAGAGTCACTTCACCCGAAAATTGTATTCACTGGACTAATAATCCAGTCGGTCGTAGTTTGTTTGAGCTTGTTTGCTTTTGGACGTGTTCCTCTCCCCACTTTAACCATAAATTAGTAAAGTACTCACTCTCCTTCCATCGATGGAGTAGAGTTTGAGCACTGGAAACTGCAGAATCTGCGAGAGGTAGTCCAGCAAAGCGTCGTAGGTGGGCGCCGTCCTTTTCTGCAACACAATCGTGCGTCTCACGGCGGGATCCTTGTTCTTGACCACCACCAGTCTCCTCGGCGTCCTGACCGCGACCCGCTCCTGAACCTTCGCCGCCCTGCCGCCGCTGTCGCCCCCCCTAACCGACGACCCCAACCGGAGTCCCCGCCGCCTCCGCCGACCGGCGCTTAAGGCTCGGGCCGTTTTCCACGGCACCTGCCGCCGGTTCACCTCCTCCAAGTTGAGCGGCTTGACGCGCCTCCGGTCGGAGCACAGGTAGGAGCCTCCATCGTGTAAATCGTCCAATCCCTTCACCACGTGGACGCCTCGGGGTGTGGTGATGGTCCGCACCCCAAATGGCAAAGGCACTTTTTTGGAAAGGGCGTCTAGGAGCGCGTCAAAAGTCTTGAAGGTACGCGGGCTGACGACCAGACGGTGGCCGCCAAACGTGTAGTCGCCACTTTTGTAGAAACACAGACGTTTAGGCACTGAGGGGTCGGACGCCGGATGTACCCATCGGGGGGGTGGTATAGACCCAATTATTGCGGAAACGGCCCGGGTAGGCTTATCCTGATTGGGTGTGTGGCTCATGCTGAATGGATAGAAGACACAGTGGGGGTCAACTCTTGTTCAAATGTACGATATGATGCATGTAAATATTGTACTTTTATCCTTCAGGACAAAGGAAAATGTACACAACTATTTAAAACGGGTTCAATTCCCTTGTTTTCAGTGTAAACAAGTGAAACTTCACAAAAATTCACTTTCACGAAGCTTAAAATACTTATTTCAAGCCAGATATCAGTATATTCAATCTTAAGtaaacactttcaaaacaaattttaagtaACATTTGTGCGGATAAAAAGCAGACATCAtctaaaatgggggaaaaatattCTGTTTAAGATAAACTGTCTCAAACGTGATTTGTTCAAGTTTAGTTGGAGTGTTTCTGATTTTTATGAAGGAAAGTGAATGCACCAGTCAtgttcttcatttaaaaatagaaagtaTTCCCACATATCTAATCCAAAGAATTACATTGCTTACATTGAAATGCTAACCACATCTGCTATCTTGACCTACACAACAAGTCGGAACAAAAACTAGTAAACATATCATTTTAAGGGAGGTTTTCAGGTACATCTGGAAAACTGCATATATGCATTTAGGTTAGAACTGCATTGTCGGTGCCTTAAAATCAATTGATCTTACCTTATTTCTCACATTGCAGACGATTTAAGCGAATGTCTATGGCTCCTTGTCTGAGTTAAAGCCTCTcagccctgtgtgtgtgtgtgtgtgtgtgtgtgtgtgtgtgtgtgtgtgtgtgtgtgtgtgtgtgtgtgtgtgtgtgtgtgtgtgtgtgtgtgtgtgtgtgtgtgtgtgtgtgtgtgtgtgtgtgtgtgtgtacactaGAGCTATTTTAGGACTGGCAGTACTGCAGCCAATTTGCCTAATCTTTGCTTGTCAAGTCAATGTAAGGCATTACACACAAATAAATTGATAATATATtgcctaaaatgtcaaattttctgTACGGTAGGGGCAcgattgaatatttatttagttatgtaaaagaaaatacataaagAAAGTTATCTCTGTCTCATGGACCACTTAAAATGTGTAGAAGgatgatggtttttttttggaggttaggtgaaacaatgttttaaaaaatccacttGCTTCTAGGAGATAGGAGAGTTAGCTTGGGTGGTTAGCATTGAGAAATAAGCTAACATAATCAGATTGGAGACTTATTGTCCCTAATAGGGATTAGCTGTAAGATTTTGTGCATGAGCATCAGTCAGAAAAAAAGTTGGCATGGTATGGAGGTAGGTGATGAACGGGTTACGGTATTCgttcacttatcctcacaagggtcacccaaattggtggccagccaatcgcagggcacaaggagacaaacaaccaatcattctTAGTTAGGGGCAATATAAGGTATTCAACCAGATAGCCTAGCATGTGTGTTTTTGAGACGTGGTAGGGTAgcagaatacctggagaaaacccacgctaaccacttgcccactGGGTTTcagtaattttatttaattgacCAGAAATAaatcatgattttaaaaagttgacATCCAACCAAAGCGCAAAACATTTGAATTAAGTCACGTTTAGAGTATAATTAATAGTAttacatatgtatttatttatacatatagGGGTTAGTTGTTTTGTTAATTGCATCATCAttggtgaattttttttccagcttttgttaatttcttttttaacttttaaattcatttaatgaattgaattcaattgaattaaattgaattgaatgcttttattgtcattatgagtATTATGAGatgtaaagctttcaccacagtgcaaaaataacaacagacagacaaataaataatcaataaataagaaatgaataaataatgcaaTGTTGATGATCACAATTTGTAATcatatttgcaattttcaccATGCCTTCTCTGAAGTTGATTGGTTTAAATCATATCCAGAGATTTGGCGACCTCTACAGGCAGGGTGAAAATTGCTGGTCAAATAAATTCATTATGCCAGATTATAAAACAACCTTGAAGatacttttattgttattatactaTTATAATTCATAATTCAGGTGAGAAAGCAAAGACAATAGTTTAGGAGTCGGTCGATCTGTTTATCCGTCTCGATTGGTTTCGCCTCCGCCCATCATGGTTCGATTATTCAGGCCTGCTACACAGCGGAGGGTCCCTGCAGGATCCGCCGCCTCGCCGCTCAAGCGCCTAGCTCGCTTTCGTCGGAGTGGCGCTgaatctttttgggggggaaccttttctttcattttcctttctttgtCTTTTGTCCCCACGCCTCGGTCTCGGCTTCCCGGCCGCCATGGGTAAGCGAGAGGAAGAGGAGATCATTCGAATCGCCaagaaaatggacaaaatggCGCAGAAGAAAAACGGGGTGAGCGCTAATGTGAATGAATGCCGAGCTAAACGTTCGCCGTTTTTATGCAGTTAGCGTTGAAAATGTCTCGTTTTCAGCTTAGTTGTCCTCAATATCACCTTTTATTAGTTACTGCCGGAACGTTTTGTTGAGCGTTTAGCGACTACTTTTTATTTAAAGGCTCCCAACGCAACTGTTGTTATGTTTGAATGCTAGCTTGGGGTTAGCTAGCACTTAGCCACAACAACGGTGCTTAAACCGTAATGCACGCTTCGACGGAGTTTCAGTGCGGACAAAATGGTGCATATGCCAAGTATAAAATATATGTAATTGTGAGTTTTAAACGACTATGTGGTTAACGCCACATTTTCGCTTTACAGTCCGGTGCTTTGGACTTGCTAAAGGAGCTACGTAGCGTCCCCATGACCCTGGAGCTCCTCCAGGTAGGATTCAGATACAGTATAAAATCAACGAGGAATATGAATTTTCCAATAATTTCGAGTGTTTCTATATTGCAGTCTACCAGAATTGGGATGTCCGTCAATGCCATCCGAAAGCAGAGCACAGACGAGGAGGTGACTTCGTTAGCCAAGTCTTTAATCAAATCGTGGAAAAAGCTTTTGGGTAAGTACATAACTATCCCGCTTTGAGGGTGGCCTATCCAAAAGGTCTGTTGTACAACAATGAGAAAACCATGACGCAGAAACCTGCAAAAACTAAGTCTCAATTCGCTTTTACGTCCACCCAGTTCATATTGATTTGCCATAAACAAACACATTGTAATGCATGAGGTCAGTTTTCTTTCTTGGTTTTTGCAGACGAACCTGCCAGCGGGGACAAACCGTCAGAAGACAAGAGGAAAGAAACAGCTCCCGCATCTCCCTCGCAGGGAAGTCCGGAAGCGAAAGAAGAAAGGTAACGTCAAGGTCTTTCTTTTCTCCATTTCTATTGTGGTGTGTGAATGTTAAGGTGGTTGCATTGCTTCCCATCAGCAGCTCCAGCAGCAACTCCAGCGGCAAGAGCGAGCACGCCGACGTCTCCGCCAACTCGCTCATCAACACTTTTCCTCGCGCTCCCGGCACGTCCGATTCCATACGGATCAAATGCAGAGAGATGCTGTCCAACGCTCTCCAGGCCGGAGGTATTGATATTAGAGCGACACATGGCTAACTCGCTCTACATTGGTGCTATTATTTTACAGAAATGTCATTCATTAGCGTGGACAAAACATCAGTTACTGGTTTCAACATAAATCGCAGTTGGAAAAAGTCATGCTAACTGGCAAACTTATCTTGTTGGCAAAAATTCTAATATAGTAGAcatagagctgggcgatatgacaaaaattgatttaaaaaatcagtctatctataattatcacgataacacatctttttagtttcaaatttgaaacttcaagcTTCTGTGaagaagtaaataaattactttcctcctttttcaaatatgttatcttactttataagaaaagagaatatgaaatatgattattttaaaaagtatttttgttcttctgttgtgcaataaagataacaCAACTCCTTACACTataaaaagtaaagaataaaagcagtagaaattttgacaggcgtatttatttttataaatttgcctccAAACCAAaatttgctgtgcaatatgaaataaataaaataatcaactgaagatatCACCAGCatagactattttcagcctcacaaaaagcgCCCCTGTTCTCAGTGGTGGTCAGgttgtgtaattacagtttaaaatgatcaaatttgtaatattttcGTTGACAAAAACTATTTCGCGataattatcgttttatcgcccagctctaactACAATTATGTCTATCAAAGCAAGCTTTTGAATTTTTCAGACGACAACATCGCCATTGGTGCCGACTGCGACGAACTCGGAGCTCAGATTGAGGAATATATCCTTCCCGGCGAAAAGCCTGCGTGTTGTTGTTCTGCGTGCGAATACGACAGCTGCTACGTTTCCTTGACCGCCCGCCCTCACGCATATTCCAAGAGTTCAAGAACACGGACATGAAGTACAAGAACCGCGTGCGCAGCCGTATCTCCAACCTGAAGGACATGAAAAATCCCAATTTGAGGAAGACTGTTCTGTGCGGGAGCGTCACCCCGGAGCGCATGGCCAAGATGACCGCAGAGGTGCGTTCGCGAGCCTTAACTCAAAAATGGAGTCGTGTCACAATTTTCCATTCACAAGATCAGCCATTGGCACAATCGGTATtaaaaactactgtattttcacgactataaggcgcacataaaagtcttacattttctccaaaatagacagggcgccttataatccagtgtgctttaaatatggaccaatactaaaattgttatcacgataaaataaaataaatcagtcgatagggtacacatcctctacagctctcacaactaaggcaagcagcccccgactctactattttcccatagaaaaagtactgcacagtgactgctgggatatatagttcttttgtcaatacaaccagtatgacggcaagcacactaatttggtgctcgccgtcatttcggctgtatttacaaaagaaatcctgccgctagatgttggcgtcaagagcattcaaagctattatatatatatagctatgtatatattatatatggatgaatatcgaaccacAATAGCGCTGGCAACTACGGctagcagccccagactctatttccggtgcgcagtgactgctgggatatatagttattttgtcaatacacccagtatgacggcaacacactaatttggtgcttacCATTTCGGCTGGAtgtacaaaagaaatcctgccgctagatgttggtgtcaacagagcattcaaagttagactgcgaactatatatggatgaatatcgaaccgcaacatgagattatggctatgtgaggcgtatgtcaagcgaccatatggcttttttcacggctcgccgtcacttttgatttgcgaccaagtcacgaaaatgaaatgatgacgtgagtacattgtaaaatggctaaataaagtacaaccgagctcagttttgcttccgttgcctttttaaaaacgtgttttagcgtgtgggtatagcgtgcatttggtgcatatagcaccaaattagtgtgttcgccgtcatcctgggtgtattgacaaaagaactatatatcccagcagtcactgcgcaccgcaaatagagtctggggctgcttcccgtagccagcgctattgcggttcgatattcatccatatataatgtatatgccatgcctggctgcgtctataaaaacggtgcgtcctttgtgtgtttaaaatacagaaatagcactcgttactgacactgcggctaaaaatacgatgcactgtatagtcgtgaaaatacggtatattttgaTTAAACCTGTTGCTGCACATCAGGGGAAAAAGTATTACACTACATtacaccggcttgctttggacccattgattttcccttaattctgcactgactgacgcaacaacaaaaaacacggaaaaaaatgcaacccccgcccagtgctcgtagatatctttacacgagggagatgcgcgagaaagacagtgcggtgttatcataagcagcctcgcGCCTCTGGCTGTCtagtatgctcgtatctcaaggcaaacatttgctcagaattctactcgtatctcaaatttcttgtatgttggggcactatTAGTGTATTACTGTACTTTGCTCCTGTTAAAATGAGTTGTTTTATTTAGAATAAATGAGTGCTTTGCTGCCCTCTTGTGGATTTTAGCGGCCTTTTGATGGCAATTACTTGCAGATTTTGCTGTTTGTAGCAggacttttgtttttatgtgtttGGGGAATTAGCAGCTACTATTGGGGGTggtatggtattttttttccacattatcTGGTTCATTTTCAGTTGGTAGTTAGTTGAAACCTTTGGCATATAGCAGCGTCCCGCGTTAAATGTCAGCTTAACAGATGCCGCGTCGTCGCTCGACTTTGCAGGCTTTGTGGTAGAGGCATCAAAATGAGAGCGTTTGGTAGACAGAGTAAAACATGCCCCGCATtagcaaaataaaaggtaaggaAATCACAACTGAAATAGTTTAATTCTTCATATTCGGTGACCAACTTTATTTGCTGTCTAAGGTTGCTTAAAGTACATTGTTTACTCCATTTGTAGCCTTTTTGTTGTCCGGCACGATGTTCTATTTTTCCTtccttaatacatttcctgggTATCGTGATTGTGCACCGGGAGATTCTCAAAATCAGGTAACTTGGACTCgcgtgcaaaaatatgtgatccaGACGTCCCTAGTAATAGTCGTTAAATTGCTCTATGTAGGAACacaatgtcatacctgtcaacctctgccaataactgcccttataaatgattatgattccccttacaaacccccaaaaaaccttacaaacaccgtacgagtcgtacggtgtttgtaaggttttttggggggtatgtaaggggaatcataatcatttataagggcagttatcggcagaggttgacaggtatgaagatGTTTCAACACAATTTTAGATTTGCCCTCATGTTTTTTCCATTAAGGAACAGGTTTTTATTGTGGTTCTTTCCCGAAGGAAATGGCCAGCGACGAACTAAAGGAAATGAGGAAGAACTTGACCAAAGAGGCCGTCAGAGATCATCAGATGGCCACTACGGGGGGCACGCAGACAGATTTGTTCACTTGTGGCAAGTGCAAGGGCAAAGCCTGCACCTACACACAGGTACATATACGCCACAACGGGCTGTAGTTCATTTTCCTTTTGGCACGTGTCCTAGTTTGATCGCGATTGAACTTtgccatttgtctttttttttgcaggtccaAACTCGCAGTGCTGATGAACCCATGACCACGTTTGTCTTCTGCAATGACTGCGGAAATAGATGGAAGGTTTGTTACTTTATTTATTCagtgactttttttaaacttgaccTAAATTTGTCAGTcatataatacagtggtacctcgagatacgagcttaatgcgttccgggactgagctcgtatgtcgatttactcgtaactcaaatgaacgttacccttgaaatgaactaaaaaaaaaaattactaattCGTtgcaaacctctgaaaaaagacccaaaacaggatattggattggaaaaacatttttgtttgttctaattcgccatctattaacaaagtaacaaataactagttgtttaatagtactaatatgtgtttaatagtaataaaattagaCACCAAcgtgcttgtaacataacataaacaaatttgaatgaacttggattacaatgcagacacactcaaaaataaatttaatctaatcttacactaaatttataattttgttttaaattttgatacctttcttctcccgggttggctctattggccccgcctccaccctgactttcagatgcaacctatcgagggttgtttgcttttgtattcccttcaaaatattccaaaaatgatagacacaaatgtcctcacaataggagaagtagtataaactcctctcgtattagcgatcgctccgccattcgcactgactaacgggaaaaaaacatgcaaaaaaatacaaggctccgcccagtgctcgtagagacattacacgagggagatgcgacgggaaagacagtggccacgatgttcttatgagcagcctgaATATGCTcgcatatcaaaatttgtctcgtatctcaagataaatatttgcccgaaattttactcgtatctcaaattgctcgtatgtcgaggtaccactgtagtactaTGAATACAAAATGCATTGACATCCGGTTGATATTtgcctttttgttgttttttttgttccgtcTGTGTCCCAGTTCTGTTGAGTGGGCAGCCATCTTGGAAAAGTAGCAAAATTCCCGGACCAGATCCCGTCAATGGGCCTCAGATTGgagctttttattttgtattcttatTTTATATCATGCGGTGTAGACGCCGTACACCGCGGGTTGTGTAAAGGATGAAAACTTTCTTTTGAATTGGACTAAAATCTTTAGTTCATAGTTTGAACTAATTGTAAGGAACCCCCGCCCCCCCCTGCCTTCTCCAGCCACCTTCACTTGCTCTCTTTTCCTATTGTTAATAGTTCTTTCCACTTATTAGATGTATGCAATCGAGCTTGACTTGTTCTtttatctgcatttttttttatatgggtaGAGTTAACATCATGGAGTGTTGTTACGGTCTCCATCGACTGCAACGCCaccttgttttatttaatttcccAATAAAGTGTAAtccatttgattaaaaatggtGCCGATCGTCGATACACGAGTAGATTGACTATAAATGTGGATTATTTCCTTCACTGCCTTAGACATCCAACCAGGGAAGGCTGCCAGATCTCCAAGGCAGAATGAATCGGACTTCTGTGGACATCAGCGGTAGGGAAAGCGTTCGTGTAAACGGTTGAAATTTCAGTTGCGATGTAGGGGAAGACACGCACGGAATTGGTACCTCTTTTTTTGATACTGAATAAGAGACAATAATAACGGGAATATTGCCATGGATCATCATGTTTTTCAGGAAGCATTTATTATTTAGCATTGAGCTACTGTGCCGGCTAAAGTGGAAGATCGTCTAGTGTAAGTTTTATTACACATCAACAACCACTGCAGAATCAGGTGTGTGGAAATTTTTGAGTTTGTCGTTTTCAGGAAACGGCTCAGAGTTTAggaaaaattggacaaatctttaaaaataggatttttaagtttgatttttttaatcatgaggGGACATAAAAGTCTTGTCGTCATTGTTTCTCCTTTTATGTTCTTCTAGAAAGAAGCAGCATCACAAGTCCATTTTGGGACCCCAAAAATGTACTTGAAAGACTTGAAGGTAAATTCACATTTCCCATTTCTAATTTTAAAACTCCATATTATCTTCAGACATTGAATGAGGTAAAAGGGACAAAAATAATtggccgaaagacgtttcgccgaaggacgtttggccgacagacgtttcgccgaaacggaattcgtgcgctcgccccgcccccggatcgtgtgtgtatatgtttttcaacctcggcccgcgggccatatgcggctcgttacagataacattcatttaggaataacaagggcatgtactgccccccgctggacatatttctaaatacaagtacgtactacaatgtgctggcaatgttttatattttttattttatccttgcatttACAGTAGTAGCcttttggagatcacgcagaacagtacgtgacagaagaaatagagaaaataaagtagtagtaacagtaagtactactgtaatgaaattgtaaatccagaaatcctactccagaaaatttacaccagcatagaaaacgttgagattaatcttttaATTAAGGTTCTCAAATAATTGACTTCCACAAGTTCAGAATTCCGACTTGATTCGGAAAGAATTGAGAAAAAGACACCAGATGCTTTTAAAATTATTGTGCTTTATTTTATCGCAATGAAAATGCCCACACGTCATCATTATATTCTTAGAGAGTAGCATCATCAAACTCAAAAACTAAAACCATATACTGTAAACATTCACATTGTTCCTTATTTTTTTCGGAataattcttttaaaaatgtctccCCGCCCCTCTCCGTAAACGCAGCGCAAAATCAACACATTTCATATATCGTAAACAGAAGAATAAAACCCTTTATGAATAGGCATCTTGCCAAAAGCGAAGTTTGGCGTCCCCCAACATCCTCCAGCACAAAAAAAGCACCCGGAACGCGTCGAGTCGGGCCATTGCAAGGCACGGCTTTCTGTTCC encodes:
- the tcea1 gene encoding transcription elongation factor A protein 1 isoform X1, which encodes MGKREEEEIIRIAKKMDKMAQKKNGSGALDLLKELRSVPMTLELLQSTRIGMSVNAIRKQSTDEEVTSLAKSLIKSWKKLLDEPASGDKPSEDKRKETAPASPSQGSPEAKEESSSSSNSSGKSEHADVSANSLINTFPRAPGTSDSIRIKCREMLSNALQAGDDNIAIGADCDELGAQIEECIFQEFKNTDMKYKNRVRSRISNLKDMKNPNLRKTVLCGSVTPERMAKMTAEEMASDELKEMRKNLTKEAVRDHQMATTGGTQTDLFTCGKCKGKACTYTQVQTRSADEPMTTFVFCNDCGNRWKFC
- the tcea1 gene encoding transcription elongation factor A protein 1 isoform X2, producing MGKREEEEIIRIAKKMDKMAQKKNGSGALDLLKELRSVPMTLELLQSTRIGMSVNAIRKQSTDEEVTSLAKSLIKSWKKLLDEPASGDKPSEDKRKETAPASPSQGSPEAKEESSSSNSSGKSEHADVSANSLINTFPRAPGTSDSIRIKCREMLSNALQAGDDNIAIGADCDELGAQIEECIFQEFKNTDMKYKNRVRSRISNLKDMKNPNLRKTVLCGSVTPERMAKMTAEEMASDELKEMRKNLTKEAVRDHQMATTGGTQTDLFTCGKCKGKACTYTQVQTRSADEPMTTFVFCNDCGNRWKFC